One genomic region from Streptomyces sp. NBC_00457 encodes:
- a CDS encoding helix-turn-helix transcriptional regulator, which yields MDREQHSGGTELGRYLRARRAQVTPEEVGLPPGAGARRTPGLRREELATLAGISIDYFTRLERGKETHPSPSVVDSLARALRLEEPEHDHLRSLAAHAARTSPKPPTAPTRSVRPGVKLLLEAMRPQPAHVVSRTGDVLAWNPGGLRLLAGMEDWPARQRNIARYVFLHPTARDLFDDWGNQVRGCVARLRALAGTDPDAPDLTQLAGELLLKSPEFARLWERYDVRGHSYGRKTFHHPDVGDLTLGYQSMQLEGTPGHRLVVYHAEPGSTEYDAMVLLDLAASDSAHASRIGASRTGFAD from the coding sequence ATGGATCGTGAGCAACACAGCGGCGGCACCGAGCTGGGGCGCTACCTACGCGCCCGACGGGCCCAGGTGACCCCCGAGGAGGTCGGCCTACCACCCGGTGCCGGCGCGCGTCGCACACCTGGACTGCGCCGTGAGGAACTGGCCACCCTGGCCGGGATCAGCATCGACTACTTCACCCGGCTGGAGCGCGGCAAGGAGACCCACCCCAGCCCGTCCGTCGTCGACTCCCTCGCCCGCGCCCTCCGGCTGGAGGAGCCGGAACACGACCACCTGCGCAGCCTGGCCGCGCATGCCGCGCGTACATCTCCAAAACCGCCCACCGCGCCCACCCGCTCCGTACGGCCCGGAGTAAAGCTCCTGCTGGAGGCCATGCGGCCCCAGCCCGCGCACGTGGTCAGCCGCACGGGCGACGTACTGGCCTGGAACCCGGGCGGACTGCGACTCCTCGCCGGGATGGAGGACTGGCCCGCGAGACAGCGCAACATCGCTCGCTACGTCTTCCTCCACCCCACCGCCCGCGACCTCTTCGACGACTGGGGCAACCAGGTCCGCGGCTGCGTAGCCCGCCTGCGGGCCCTGGCCGGTACCGACCCGGATGCCCCCGACCTCACCCAGCTCGCCGGTGAACTCCTGCTCAAAAGCCCGGAGTTCGCCCGCCTGTGGGAACGCTACGACGTACGCGGCCACTCCTATGGCCGCAAGACGTTCCACCACCCGGACGTCGGCGACCTCACCCTCGGCTACCAGTCCATGCAGCTGGAAGGCACCCCCGGCCACCGGCTGGTCGTGTACCACGCCGAGCCCGGCAGCACCGAGTACGACGCGATGGTCCTGCTCGATCTGGCGGCGTCCGACTCGGCGCACGCGTCACGGATCGGAGCATCGCGTACCGGGTTCGCGGACTGA
- a CDS encoding ABC transporter substrate-binding protein: protein MRRTKRLARVLLTMTTALTSLAALSACTDANTASTPGGKKDTLVLGSTADIQGWDPANQPSFQGWPADAVYQTLTRFDALGKPQPDAATKWEVNSDNTAVTFHLREGMKFSDGEPVDAEAIKVGFDYQASHGGQAARLSDYKATTPDSMTVKLTSSKPDPGIVGMGGIKVASPKYLKAGNLNKAPVGSGPYTLDAAKTTRGSTYTFVKNEDFWDAKTFPYKKLVVKVLKNQTAALNALKTGQIDGTLIQQSMYKEAIASDLRVLGMRGNTTRLLLMDHKGEKIPALGELKVRRALNMLFDKKSLAKDFYQGRAVPANQIFRPGSDAYIDDLKDPYPYDPAEAKRLMKEAGYEKGFTVTFPLFGGLGMEELIPVVAQELSQLNIKVKQKTLSGPTAVEELLSGKYPMILWPLGNYGDSKQDIKDYVLDDGIWNVMHQPDPTVTKLWDRFLTSTGQEAKEIQQELNRYTIEQAWNVPLAYPEGFYAYSPKIRIPEMTDSNALNPRLWDYK from the coding sequence ATGCGGCGCACCAAAAGACTTGCTCGCGTATTACTGACCATGACGACGGCCCTGACCTCGCTGGCTGCGCTGAGCGCTTGCACCGACGCGAACACCGCGTCTACGCCCGGGGGTAAGAAGGACACGCTTGTTCTCGGTTCGACCGCGGACATCCAGGGCTGGGACCCGGCGAACCAGCCCTCCTTCCAGGGCTGGCCGGCCGATGCCGTGTACCAGACCCTGACCCGGTTCGACGCTCTGGGCAAGCCCCAGCCGGACGCCGCCACGAAGTGGGAGGTGAACTCCGACAACACCGCCGTGACCTTCCACCTGCGCGAGGGCATGAAGTTCTCCGACGGCGAACCGGTCGATGCGGAGGCCATCAAGGTCGGCTTCGATTACCAGGCATCGCACGGCGGTCAGGCCGCCCGCCTCAGCGATTACAAGGCCACCACCCCGGACTCCATGACCGTGAAGCTCACCTCGTCGAAGCCGGATCCGGGCATCGTGGGCATGGGCGGCATCAAGGTGGCGAGTCCCAAGTACCTGAAGGCCGGCAATCTGAACAAGGCGCCCGTCGGCTCCGGTCCCTACACGCTCGACGCGGCGAAGACGACCAGGGGATCGACGTACACCTTCGTCAAGAACGAGGACTTCTGGGACGCCAAGACCTTCCCGTACAAGAAGCTCGTGGTCAAGGTGCTCAAGAACCAGACCGCCGCGCTCAACGCCCTCAAGACGGGACAGATCGACGGCACCTTGATCCAGCAGTCGATGTACAAGGAGGCCATCGCCTCCGACCTCAGGGTCCTGGGGATGCGCGGTAACACCACACGGCTGCTGCTCATGGACCACAAGGGCGAAAAGATCCCGGCCCTGGGGGAACTGAAGGTCCGCCGCGCGCTGAACATGCTCTTCGACAAGAAGTCCCTGGCGAAGGACTTCTACCAGGGACGGGCCGTTCCGGCGAACCAGATCTTCCGCCCGGGATCGGACGCCTACATCGACGATCTGAAGGATCCATACCCCTACGACCCGGCCGAGGCCAAGAGGCTGATGAAGGAGGCGGGGTACGAGAAGGGGTTCACCGTGACGTTCCCCCTGTTCGGGGGCCTCGGGATGGAGGAGCTCATTCCCGTGGTGGCGCAGGAGTTGAGCCAGCTCAACATCAAGGTGAAGCAGAAGACCCTGTCCGGGCCGACCGCCGTCGAGGAGCTGCTCAGCGGTAAGTACCCGATGATCCTCTGGCCACTGGGCAACTACGGCGACTCGAAGCAGGACATCAAGGACTACGTGCTGGACGACGGCATCTGGAACGTGATGCACCAGCCCGACCCGACGGTGACCAAGCTCTGGGACAGGTTCCTCACCAGTACCGGCCAGGAGGCCAAGGAGATCCAGCAGGAACTCAACCGCTACACCATCGAGCAGGCGTGGAACGTTCCGCTGGCGTACCCGGAGGGCTTCTACGCCTACAGCCCGAAGATCCGGATCCCAGAGATGACCGACTCCAACGCCCTCAACCCCCGGCTGTGGGACTACAAGTAG
- a CDS encoding GH116 family glycosyl-hydrolase, translating to MEPQDRSEPNTTREGGGFPRRAFLRGSAGALSVAGLVAAGEFGGFPPLPSTPTAHASPLNAARGPEAAYIRTWGLAPDGPCEAGADPECRTGEPSGLRGSAGGMSVPGLGIPLGGVGAGSFHYNLFGTFGPWSMGGSQASDWWDMRTLPQAAFHVREQVPGASGGPTVKTLATRHDHIAPQRDFAGVLPQWNQLNPGDGTYAALYPFGWTSYNVFRSQVSMRFWSPIVAEEDERTSMPVAFFDVELANPTTKAVDLSVMFTFPNATPHPSGTTRTGLYSRFDTDARSGVAGVTLGSDHRTNTPDSYKSEWTIAALPATGQKLTYVTSWNGPGDGSDIYEPFSSTGRLPNSALDDSDSAGAVAVTVRLRPGQKTTVRYALSWDFPQVYYDAAPSGRAVWMRRYTEFLGATSTATNDYVPNSYPFKQAFTIAKRELSRHDDSLAAVEAWWKPIAENPKYPVWLRKAALNELFGMVFNASFWEAGLVSNTITPAPGGPRLGAEIPGTHLFYTIDGGSGGAPANEMDVDSFGYLLYTKLFPNIELGRLRAWLQLTKQDRWGRVPQQIMFDTGPFINATGANQGAPSATSEPVFGAPPPGTDDLGKLFDPAGGDAFRDCFHKLIYRVYALYQETGDKSLLTYGYPQMLRTLKHSQFFRPPGSHLPADPPSNNPPSTYDQLLVNGHGIYNCQLYLLSLQILSTLTPEARALGVPEATPAIQKELDTELAAAKEEFEEIFWNPKTGRYRYCDGTGGIDGRTGDIFGAKKPVLPKDAAFLDAFYAQCVASQLGLPDLIDLRRARQHWHNTLDAFLAPKDANGVPVGPPIILDENLKPYPMDYAQPGTGRFVPEIADVWPGTTWMATAAAVHIGRKTGDGKLIAKALQMSEAVANRIYDGGATTKGHAFATPESWFVANPNISRYAAYARARSVWQLVDALDTVQGSSK from the coding sequence ATGGAGCCGCAGGACAGGTCCGAACCGAACACGACACGCGAGGGCGGAGGCTTCCCACGCAGGGCTTTCCTGCGCGGGAGCGCGGGCGCGCTCTCCGTGGCCGGGCTCGTCGCCGCAGGCGAGTTCGGTGGATTCCCGCCCCTTCCCTCGACCCCGACCGCCCACGCGTCACCGCTCAACGCGGCGAGGGGGCCGGAGGCGGCGTACATCCGCACCTGGGGCCTCGCACCGGACGGCCCCTGCGAGGCGGGGGCCGACCCGGAGTGCCGCACCGGCGAGCCCTCGGGCCTGCGCGGATCCGCAGGCGGCATGAGCGTGCCCGGTCTGGGCATCCCGCTCGGCGGCGTCGGCGCCGGCTCGTTCCACTACAACCTGTTCGGAACCTTCGGGCCGTGGAGCATGGGCGGTTCACAGGCCTCGGACTGGTGGGACATGCGCACGCTGCCCCAGGCGGCCTTCCACGTCCGTGAGCAGGTCCCGGGTGCCTCGGGCGGCCCGACCGTCAAGACGCTCGCCACGCGGCACGACCACATCGCTCCGCAGCGGGATTTCGCCGGGGTTCTTCCGCAGTGGAACCAGCTGAACCCCGGCGACGGCACCTATGCCGCGCTGTACCCGTTCGGCTGGACCTCTTACAACGTGTTCCGGTCACAGGTGTCCATGCGGTTCTGGTCGCCGATCGTGGCCGAAGAGGACGAACGCACCTCCATGCCGGTGGCCTTCTTCGACGTGGAACTGGCCAACCCCACGACGAAGGCCGTCGACCTCTCGGTGATGTTCACCTTCCCGAACGCCACTCCGCATCCGTCGGGCACGACGCGCACCGGGCTCTACAGCCGCTTCGACACCGACGCCCGGTCGGGTGTCGCCGGCGTGACGCTGGGCTCGGACCACCGGACGAACACGCCCGACTCCTACAAGTCGGAGTGGACCATCGCCGCCCTGCCGGCCACCGGCCAGAAACTGACGTACGTCACCTCCTGGAACGGGCCGGGCGACGGGAGCGACATCTACGAGCCGTTCTCCTCCACGGGCAGGCTGCCGAACAGTGCCCTGGACGACTCGGACTCGGCGGGCGCCGTCGCCGTGACCGTGCGGCTGCGGCCGGGCCAGAAGACCACCGTCCGGTACGCCCTGTCCTGGGACTTCCCCCAGGTGTACTACGACGCCGCACCCAGCGGCCGGGCCGTCTGGATGCGCCGCTACACCGAGTTCCTCGGCGCCACCTCGACGGCCACCAACGACTACGTCCCGAACTCGTATCCCTTCAAGCAGGCCTTCACCATCGCCAAGCGCGAGCTGTCACGGCACGACGACTCCCTCGCCGCTGTCGAGGCGTGGTGGAAGCCGATCGCCGAGAACCCGAAGTACCCGGTGTGGCTGCGGAAAGCAGCCCTGAACGAGCTGTTCGGCATGGTCTTCAACGCCTCGTTCTGGGAGGCGGGCCTGGTCAGCAACACCATCACTCCCGCCCCCGGCGGACCGCGCCTGGGCGCGGAGATCCCCGGCACTCACCTCTTCTACACGATCGACGGCGGAAGCGGCGGCGCACCGGCCAATGAGATGGACGTCGACAGCTTCGGGTACCTGCTGTACACGAAGCTGTTCCCCAACATCGAACTCGGGCGCCTGCGCGCCTGGTTGCAGCTGACCAAGCAGGACCGGTGGGGGCGGGTGCCCCAGCAGATCATGTTCGACACGGGTCCGTTCATCAACGCGACCGGAGCCAACCAAGGCGCCCCCTCGGCAACGTCCGAACCCGTCTTCGGCGCACCGCCTCCGGGCACCGACGATCTCGGCAAGCTCTTCGATCCCGCGGGCGGCGACGCGTTCCGGGACTGCTTCCACAAGCTCATCTACCGGGTGTACGCGCTGTACCAGGAGACCGGCGACAAGAGCCTGTTGACCTACGGGTATCCCCAGATGCTGCGGACGCTGAAGCACTCACAGTTCTTCCGCCCGCCCGGCTCCCACCTCCCGGCTGACCCGCCGTCGAACAATCCGCCGAGCACCTACGACCAGCTCCTGGTCAACGGGCACGGCATCTACAACTGCCAGCTGTACCTGCTCTCGCTCCAGATCCTGTCGACGCTCACCCCCGAGGCCAGAGCCCTGGGAGTCCCCGAGGCCACGCCCGCCATACAGAAAGAGCTCGACACCGAACTCGCGGCGGCGAAGGAGGAGTTCGAGGAGATCTTCTGGAACCCCAAGACCGGGCGCTACCGCTACTGCGACGGCACCGGCGGCATAGACGGGCGGACCGGCGACATCTTCGGCGCCAAGAAGCCGGTACTGCCGAAGGACGCGGCCTTCCTGGACGCGTTCTACGCCCAGTGCGTCGCCTCCCAGCTCGGCCTGCCGGATCTGATCGACCTGCGACGTGCCCGCCAGCACTGGCACAACACCCTGGACGCCTTCCTAGCGCCTAAGGACGCCAACGGCGTTCCCGTAGGCCCGCCGATCATTCTCGACGAGAACCTGAAGCCGTACCCGATGGACTACGCCCAGCCTGGCACCGGCCGTTTCGTCCCGGAGATCGCCGACGTGTGGCCCGGCACGACCTGGATGGCGACAGCGGCCGCCGTGCACATCGGCCGCAAGACCGGCGACGGGAAACTCATCGCCAAGGCCCTGCAGATGAGCGAAGCCGTGGCGAACCGGATCTACGACGGCGGCGCCACGACCAAGGGCCATGCCTTCGCCACACCGGAGTCCTGGTTCGTGGCCAACCCGAACATCTCCCGTTACGCGGCCTACGCCCGAGCCCGGTCCGTCTGGCAGCTCGTCGACGCACTCGACACCGTGCAGGGGAGTTCGAAGTGA
- a CDS encoding family 43 glycosylhydrolase encodes MTTTPPPPQSSIRPGQVWYDTAGHRIQAHGGSITYLDGTFYWYGENKERTKPGSGIWHWGIRCYSSTDFYNWEDRGLIIPPEPGDPNSPLHPAQQVDRPHIVFNAATKQYVCWIKIMGEGNTQTSTVLVADDFLGPYRVVRTGLRPLGMNAGDFDLAVHPDDGKAYYYFERVHSELICADLTDDYTNVNGYYSTQFPHPHPPYVREAPAHFTRGGLHYLITSGTTGYAPNPSEVAVARTFHGPWTVLGDPHPQDTSGTSYRSQISSVFKHPHKKDLYIALADRWLPHLAPELAEPIQEEMRRRFSGDATEDASDTPAVLPPELLDPDTSIADYVWLPLRFEGEMAFLDWHDEWRIEDYD; translated from the coding sequence GTGACGACCACACCGCCACCGCCCCAGTCGTCCATACGCCCGGGCCAGGTCTGGTACGACACGGCCGGCCACCGCATCCAGGCGCACGGCGGGTCGATCACGTACCTCGACGGAACGTTCTACTGGTACGGCGAGAACAAGGAACGGACGAAGCCCGGCAGCGGAATCTGGCACTGGGGGATCCGCTGCTACTCCTCCACCGACTTCTACAACTGGGAGGACCGCGGGCTGATCATCCCGCCCGAGCCGGGCGACCCGAACTCTCCTCTCCACCCGGCCCAGCAGGTCGACCGCCCGCACATCGTCTTCAACGCCGCCACCAAGCAGTACGTGTGCTGGATCAAGATCATGGGCGAGGGGAATACCCAGACCAGCACCGTCCTCGTCGCCGACGACTTCCTCGGCCCTTACCGCGTCGTCCGCACGGGGCTGCGCCCGCTCGGCATGAACGCCGGCGACTTCGACCTCGCCGTACATCCCGACGACGGCAAGGCGTACTACTACTTCGAGCGCGTGCACAGCGAGCTGATCTGCGCCGACCTGACCGACGACTACACGAACGTCAACGGCTACTACTCGACCCAGTTCCCCCACCCCCACCCGCCGTACGTCCGTGAGGCACCGGCCCACTTCACGCGGGGCGGACTGCACTACTTGATCACTTCGGGCACCACCGGCTACGCCCCCAACCCGTCGGAGGTGGCCGTCGCACGGACCTTCCACGGCCCGTGGACCGTGCTGGGGGACCCGCATCCCCAGGACACCTCCGGGACGTCGTACCGCTCCCAGATCAGCTCGGTGTTCAAGCATCCGCACAAGAAGGACCTCTACATCGCCCTGGCCGACAGGTGGCTGCCCCACCTGGCACCCGAGCTGGCCGAGCCGATCCAGGAAGAAATGCGCAGGCGCTTCTCCGGAGACGCGACGGAGGACGCCTCCGACACCCCTGCCGTCCTCCCCCCTGAACTGCTCGACCCCGACACTTCCATCGCGGACTACGTCTGGCTGCCCCTGCGCTTCGAAGGAGAGATGGCCTTCCTGGACTGGCACGACGAATGGCGGATCGAGGACTACGACTGA
- a CDS encoding dipeptide/oligopeptide/nickel ABC transporter permease/ATP-binding protein yields MSVPEHLQASGPAQEPVSAGKGRSVLRRLIADPMAAGCLAFVTVVAVLGLSSPWLAPYGPNFTELSAVNAPPFSPGHFLGADASGRDILSRLMWGTRQTLLACLLLLAVSSVLGVVGGLVAGFYRGRVEAAADWVSDVIMTMPAVLLLFALYARTGPNIAVAMIVYGLLVAPSYFRLVRSVVVGVRNELYIDAATVVGLSDLRIVGRHVLWAVRAPVVIHSSFVLAGGIGVEAGVSFLGLGDPATPSWGSVLQTSFSSIYTSKAAVAWPALLISLSILALVLLGNALRDVLQTSAHRTAPSPRRLREMIREAREGVEPSASAVPAPDTVLSIQGLRIGYPDGDREIREVVHGIDLEVRRGEIHGLVGESGSGKSQIAFATLGILPGEAIVLGGRVLLDGEDLLASDDRMRRARGRRIAYIPQEPMSNLDPCFTIGAQLIHGLRAVKEISKEGARRELLALLARVGIKDPERVLRQYPHEISGGMAQRVLICGAVASDPDVIVADEPTTALDVTVQAEVLELLRELRDERGLAMILVTHNLGVVADLCDTVSVMRDGHIVERSDVDSLFEDPAVDYTMELLTSARRVEIAEV; encoded by the coding sequence ATGAGTGTGCCCGAGCATCTCCAGGCCTCCGGGCCGGCTCAAGAGCCGGTGTCGGCGGGAAAGGGCCGGTCCGTCCTGCGGCGGCTCATCGCCGACCCGATGGCGGCCGGCTGCCTGGCCTTCGTCACCGTCGTGGCCGTCCTGGGCCTGAGCAGTCCGTGGCTGGCCCCATACGGCCCCAACTTCACGGAACTCAGCGCCGTGAACGCCCCGCCCTTCTCCCCCGGTCACTTCCTGGGCGCGGACGCGTCGGGCCGGGACATCCTCTCCCGCCTCATGTGGGGAACCCGCCAGACCCTGCTGGCCTGTCTGCTGCTCCTGGCCGTCTCGTCCGTGCTCGGTGTCGTCGGCGGCCTCGTCGCCGGCTTCTACCGGGGCAGGGTCGAAGCCGCCGCGGACTGGGTCTCCGATGTCATCATGACGATGCCCGCGGTCCTGCTGCTCTTCGCGCTGTACGCACGGACCGGCCCCAATATCGCGGTCGCGATGATCGTGTACGGCCTGCTCGTGGCACCGTCGTACTTCCGCCTGGTCAGGTCCGTCGTGGTCGGCGTACGCAACGAGCTGTACATTGACGCCGCGACCGTGGTCGGCCTGTCCGACCTGCGCATCGTGGGCCGGCACGTGCTGTGGGCGGTGCGTGCCCCGGTGGTGATCCACAGCTCGTTCGTGCTCGCCGGGGGCATCGGCGTCGAGGCCGGGGTGAGCTTCCTCGGCCTCGGTGATCCCGCGACGCCGTCCTGGGGATCCGTGCTCCAGACCTCCTTCTCGAGCATCTACACCAGCAAGGCCGCCGTCGCCTGGCCCGCCCTCCTGATCAGCCTGTCGATCCTGGCGCTCGTCCTGCTCGGCAACGCCCTGCGCGACGTCCTCCAGACCTCGGCGCACCGCACGGCGCCCTCGCCGCGCCGGCTGAGGGAGATGATTCGCGAGGCTCGGGAGGGGGTGGAGCCGTCTGCCTCTGCAGTCCCGGCCCCGGACACCGTGCTCTCGATCCAGGGGCTACGCATCGGGTATCCAGACGGCGACAGGGAGATCCGGGAGGTCGTCCACGGCATCGACCTGGAGGTGCGGCGCGGCGAGATCCACGGACTGGTGGGCGAGTCCGGGTCGGGCAAATCCCAGATCGCGTTCGCGACGCTGGGCATCCTTCCCGGTGAGGCCATCGTGCTCGGCGGACGGGTCCTGCTCGACGGCGAGGACCTGCTGGCGAGCGACGATCGCATGCGCCGGGCGCGCGGCCGGCGCATCGCGTACATCCCGCAGGAGCCAATGTCGAACCTGGACCCCTGCTTCACCATCGGCGCGCAGCTCATCCACGGCCTGCGCGCGGTCAAGGAGATCTCGAAGGAGGGCGCCCGGCGCGAACTCCTCGCCCTGCTCGCCCGGGTCGGCATCAAGGATCCGGAACGCGTCCTCCGGCAGTACCCGCACGAGATCTCGGGCGGGATGGCCCAACGCGTCCTGATCTGCGGCGCGGTCGCCTCGGACCCCGACGTGATCGTTGCGGACGAGCCGACGACCGCCCTGGACGTGACGGTGCAGGCCGAGGTCCTCGAACTGCTGCGGGAGCTGCGGGATGAGCGCGGCTTGGCGATGATCCTGGTGACCCACAACCTGGGCGTCGTCGCGGATCTCTGCGACACGGTCAGCGTGATGCGGGACGGGCACATCGTGGAGCGCAGCGACGTGGACTCGCTGTTCGAGGATCCCGCTGTGGACTACACCATGGAACTGCTCACTTCGGCACGCCGTGTCGAGATCGCGGAGGTGTGA
- a CDS encoding ABC transporter permease — protein sequence MYRVLLRKFLRAVTILLVVSFTTYLLMYGKGPGIVRAVLGREAQEADIRREVARLGLDRPLLVQYGDWLQGLLTGDLGESLFTGQSVTSLLATRVPVTLALVFLTLVMMAVLSVLLGVTAAVRGGWIDRVVQFLSVLGAAVPPFVIAIGLVFTFAIAVRVFPATGYVSPDQSFGGWIASVTLPTLALLIGAVAGAAAQFRGAVIDTLSQDFVRTLRARGISEREVVFRHVLRNAGGPGLMTLNLGVMTLLGGAVFIEQIFALPGLGSAGLEASLQGDVPVVMGILVVAIAIVLVVNLFADLANAALTPKARTR from the coding sequence GTGTACCGAGTTCTTCTCAGAAAGTTCCTCCGGGCCGTGACGATTCTCCTCGTCGTCAGCTTCACCACGTACCTCCTCATGTACGGCAAAGGGCCCGGGATCGTACGCGCCGTCCTGGGGCGGGAGGCCCAGGAGGCGGACATCCGGCGGGAAGTGGCCCGGCTCGGCCTCGACCGGCCGCTGCTCGTGCAGTACGGCGACTGGCTCCAGGGGCTACTCACGGGCGACCTGGGCGAATCGCTGTTCACGGGACAGTCCGTGACCTCGCTGCTTGCGACGCGGGTGCCGGTGACGCTCGCCCTGGTCTTCCTGACCTTGGTGATGATGGCCGTCCTCAGCGTCCTGCTCGGCGTCACCGCCGCCGTGCGCGGGGGCTGGATCGACCGGGTGGTCCAGTTCCTGTCGGTCCTGGGGGCGGCCGTCCCGCCGTTCGTGATCGCGATCGGGCTCGTCTTCACCTTCGCCATCGCGGTCCGAGTCTTTCCCGCGACCGGATATGTCTCCCCGGACCAGAGCTTCGGCGGGTGGATCGCCTCTGTCACGCTCCCGACGCTCGCGTTGCTGATCGGGGCGGTCGCCGGAGCAGCCGCGCAGTTCCGGGGAGCGGTCATCGACACCCTCTCCCAGGACTTCGTCCGCACGCTGCGGGCCCGAGGGATCAGTGAGCGCGAGGTCGTCTTCCGCCACGTCCTGCGCAACGCCGGCGGACCCGGGCTCATGACCCTCAACCTGGGCGTCATGACCCTCCTGGGCGGGGCGGTGTTCATCGAGCAGATCTTCGCGCTCCCCGGTCTGGGCTCGGCGGGGCTCGAGGCCTCGCTCCAGGGCGATGTGCCCGTGGTCATGGGCATCCTCGTCGTGGCCATCGCCATCGTCCTAGTCGTCAACCTGTTCGCCGACCTCGCGAACGCGGCGCTCACCCCGAAGGCGAGGACACGATGA
- a CDS encoding ABC transporter ATP-binding protein, which translates to MPEAVPKAQTVRESEPAGESEPVLKVEDLVVRFGGRRATGATVINGVSFDLRAGETLSLVGESGSGKTTIGRAILGLAPVTAGTVTFRGKTVSNISRARRRVLARDIQVVFQDPYSSLNPSMVIEDILAEPLLAGEGGDGRTATGQRARVRELLDAVGLPADCGRRTPREFSGGQRQRIAIARALALDPAVIICDEPTSALDVTTQAKVLTLLKDIQRETGVAYLFISHDLGVVNEVSDRIAVLHQGHIVEIGKATDVATAPEHPYTRKLQMAAPVADPKKQRLRRAKRLETMAAELPAPKVGS; encoded by the coding sequence GTGCCGGAGGCCGTACCGAAAGCGCAGACCGTACGGGAATCGGAGCCCGCAGGGGAGTCGGAGCCCGTACTGAAGGTCGAAGACCTCGTCGTACGTTTCGGAGGACGCCGGGCCACCGGCGCCACCGTGATCAACGGTGTCTCCTTCGACCTGCGGGCCGGGGAGACGCTGAGTCTGGTGGGCGAGTCCGGGTCGGGGAAGACCACGATCGGGCGCGCGATCCTCGGGCTCGCCCCGGTGACGGCGGGCACCGTCACGTTCCGCGGGAAGACCGTCAGCAACATCTCACGGGCCCGTCGGCGCGTCCTCGCACGGGACATCCAGGTCGTGTTCCAGGACCCGTACTCCTCGCTGAACCCGTCCATGGTGATCGAGGACATCCTGGCCGAACCGCTCCTCGCCGGCGAGGGCGGCGACGGGCGCACCGCAACAGGACAACGGGCCCGTGTACGTGAACTCCTAGACGCCGTCGGTCTGCCCGCCGACTGCGGACGGCGCACACCACGGGAGTTCTCCGGAGGGCAGCGGCAGCGGATCGCCATCGCCCGCGCGCTCGCTCTGGACCCCGCGGTCATCATCTGCGACGAACCCACCAGCGCGCTGGACGTGACCACCCAGGCCAAGGTGCTCACGCTGCTGAAGGACATCCAGCGCGAGACGGGTGTGGCGTACCTGTTCATCAGCCACGACCTCGGCGTCGTCAACGAGGTGAGCGACCGGATCGCCGTCCTCCATCAGGGGCACATTGTCGAGATCGGCAAGGCGACCGATGTCGCGACGGCTCCCGAGCACCCCTACACACGCAAGCTGCAGATGGCGGCTCCCGTCGCGGATCCGAAGAAGCAGCGACTGCGGCGGGCCAAGCGCCTGGAAACGATGGCGGCGGAGCTTCCGGCTCCCAAGGTCGGGTCGTGA